The Cyanobium sp. ATX 6F1 genome includes a region encoding these proteins:
- the ftsZ gene encoding cell division protein FtsZ, giving the protein MEQPPEALPTVPIPLFAVPADMSLSPASSNGIVPSQSARIEVIGVGGGGSNAVNRMIASDLQGLSYRVLNTDAQALIQSAAQQRVQLGQKLTRGLGAGGNPVIGQKAAEESRAELAQTLQGADLVFIAAGMGGGTGTGAAPILAEVAKECGALTVAIVTKPFSFEGRKRMRQAEEGIARLAEHVDTLIVIPNDRLREAIAGAPLQEAFRAADDVLRSGVKGISDIITRPGLVNVDFADVRSVMAEAGTALLGLGVGSGRSRATEAAQAAISSPLLEAARIDGAKGVVINVCGGKDMTLEDMTSAAEVIYDVVDPEANIIVGAVVDESLEGEIHVTVIATGFDAGNTYRPEASISSFVSSLGSSNASTSETELRGATIPAFLLNRQKHEG; this is encoded by the coding sequence ATGGAACAGCCCCCCGAGGCCCTGCCGACCGTCCCCATCCCTCTATTTGCGGTACCCGCCGACATGTCCCTGAGCCCCGCCAGCAGCAACGGCATCGTTCCGAGCCAATCCGCGCGGATCGAGGTCATCGGCGTCGGCGGCGGCGGCAGCAATGCGGTCAACCGCATGATTGCCTCCGACCTCCAGGGGTTGAGTTATCGGGTGCTCAACACCGACGCCCAGGCCCTGATCCAGTCGGCGGCGCAGCAACGGGTTCAGCTGGGCCAGAAACTCACCCGTGGCCTCGGCGCCGGAGGCAACCCGGTGATCGGCCAGAAGGCGGCCGAGGAATCCCGGGCCGAACTGGCCCAGACCCTGCAGGGCGCTGATCTGGTGTTCATTGCCGCCGGCATGGGCGGCGGCACCGGCACCGGCGCCGCCCCGATCCTCGCGGAGGTGGCCAAGGAGTGCGGCGCCCTCACGGTGGCGATCGTCACCAAGCCCTTCAGCTTCGAGGGCCGCAAGCGCATGCGCCAGGCCGAAGAGGGCATCGCCCGCCTGGCCGAGCATGTGGACACCCTGATCGTGATCCCCAACGACCGGCTGCGGGAGGCGATCGCGGGCGCGCCGCTGCAGGAGGCCTTCCGCGCCGCCGACGACGTGCTGCGCAGCGGCGTCAAGGGCATCAGCGACATCATCACCAGGCCGGGCCTGGTGAACGTGGACTTCGCCGATGTGCGCTCGGTGATGGCCGAGGCCGGCACCGCCCTGCTGGGCCTTGGTGTGGGCTCGGGCCGCTCCCGTGCCACCGAGGCCGCCCAGGCGGCGATCAGCAGCCCCCTGCTGGAGGCGGCCCGCATCGACGGCGCCAAAGGCGTGGTGATCAACGTCTGCGGTGGCAAGGACATGACCCTCGAGGACATGACCAGCGCCGCTGAGGTGATCTACGACGTGGTCGACCCCGAGGCCAACATCATCGTTGGAGCCGTGGTCGACGAAAGCCTTGAGGGCGAGATTCACGTCACCGTGATCGCCACAGGCTTCGATGCCGGCAACACCTACCGCCCGGAGGCCTCGATCAGCAGCTTCGTCTCCTCCCTGGGCTCCTCCAACGCCAGCACCAGCGAAACGGAGCTGCGGGGCGCCACGATTCCGGCTTTCCTGCTCAACCGCCAGAAACACGAGGGCTGA
- a CDS encoding D-alanine--D-alanine ligase family protein: MPSAPTSIGLVFGGVSGEHAVSIRSAATVAGALGRGANAERYRLLCFYIDQAGHWWPPAVAEAVLAAGCPPEPEEQPATSVRPGFQGLPAGAAEVEVWFPVLHGPNGEDGTIQGLFTLMQVPFVGSGVLGSAVGMDKQAMKAAFAAAGLPQVPYVCVQAAELDAPQRAAALLERLEASLGYPCFIKPANLGSSVGISKATDRASLEEGLKEAARHDRRLVVEKGIVARELECAVLGREAMRASVLGEIRFDADWYDYTTKYTEGLSHTVIPADVPEAVSERARALAIQACRAVAAEGLARVDFFYEESGGDAGGAASAVEAGGGTLWLNEINTLPGFTNQSMYPLLWAATGLPLEELVHQLVQLAGEWSIDTHPDREAQAA, translated from the coding sequence ATGCCGTCTGCGCCCACCTCGATCGGTCTGGTGTTCGGCGGAGTGTCCGGGGAGCATGCGGTCTCGATCCGCTCGGCCGCCACCGTGGCCGGCGCCCTTGGCCGCGGTGCCAATGCAGAGCGCTACCGGCTGTTGTGCTTCTACATCGACCAGGCCGGCCATTGGTGGCCGCCGGCGGTGGCCGAGGCGGTGCTGGCGGCGGGCTGCCCCCCCGAGCCGGAGGAGCAGCCGGCCACGTCGGTGCGGCCGGGCTTCCAGGGGCTGCCCGCCGGGGCGGCTGAGGTGGAGGTCTGGTTTCCGGTGCTGCACGGCCCCAACGGGGAAGACGGCACGATCCAGGGGCTGTTCACCCTGATGCAGGTGCCCTTCGTGGGCTCCGGGGTGCTGGGCTCGGCCGTGGGCATGGACAAGCAGGCGATGAAGGCCGCCTTCGCCGCCGCCGGCCTGCCCCAGGTGCCCTATGTCTGCGTGCAGGCCGCCGAACTGGACGCCCCCCAGCGCGCGGCTGCCCTGCTGGAGCGCCTGGAGGCCAGCCTCGGCTATCCCTGTTTCATCAAGCCCGCCAACCTGGGGTCCTCGGTGGGCATCAGCAAAGCCACCGACCGCGCCAGCCTCGAAGAGGGCCTGAAAGAGGCCGCTCGCCACGACCGGCGCCTGGTGGTGGAAAAGGGCATCGTCGCCCGCGAGCTTGAATGCGCCGTGCTCGGCCGCGAGGCGATGCGGGCCTCGGTGTTGGGGGAAATCCGCTTCGACGCCGACTGGTACGACTACACCACCAAGTACACCGAGGGGCTCAGCCACACCGTGATCCCCGCCGATGTGCCAGAGGCGGTGAGCGAGCGGGCCCGGGCGCTGGCGATCCAGGCCTGCCGGGCGGTGGCGGCCGAAGGGCTGGCCAGGGTCGACTTCTTCTATGAAGAAAGTGGCGGCGACGCGGGCGGCGCCGCAAGCGCTGTCGAAGCTGGTGGCGGCACCCTCTGGCTCAACGAGATCAACACCCTCCCCGGCTTCACCAACCAGAGCATGTATCCGCTGCTCTGGGCCGCCACGGGCCTGCCGCTGGAGGAGCTGGTGCACCAACTGGTGCAGCTGGCGGGAGAATGGTCCATCGACACCCACCCAGACAGGGAGGCACAGGCGGCATGA
- the hemW gene encoding radical SAM family heme chaperone HemW, which yields MLQPRSAYLHIPFCHRRCFYCDFAVVPLGDHADGASSGSIAAYLELIETEIERSPGGPPLSTVYLGGGTPSLLTPAQVGRLLTALAMRFRIAPGAEISLELDPASFDQGRLAGYLAAGINRVSLGGQSFDDAVLARLGRRHRRQDLLEAAGWLRQAQAMGELGSWSLDLIQGLPEQGLEHWRAQLEQALAEAPPHLSIYDLIVEPGTVFERLQARGQLPLPDPDQSADLMELSAERLRAAGYGHYEISNYALPGHASRHNRVYWSGAGWWGFGLGATSAPYGRRLARPRTRAAYAAWLGELQATAEPPIELNHAAAVPLPFDERLLVGLRRREGVDMAELAVESGLGAGELDQLRELCAPFRERGLLRIEGPRWRLSDPEGLALSNAVLRELLAWWEQRSAAAVPASP from the coding sequence TTGCTCCAGCCCCGCAGCGCCTACCTCCACATCCCCTTCTGCCACAGGCGTTGCTTCTACTGTGATTTCGCGGTGGTGCCCCTGGGGGACCACGCTGACGGCGCCTCCTCCGGCTCGATCGCCGCCTACCTCGAGCTGATCGAAACCGAAATCGAGCGCTCGCCAGGCGGCCCACCGCTCTCGACGGTGTACCTGGGGGGCGGCACCCCCTCGCTGCTCACCCCGGCCCAGGTGGGGCGGCTACTGACGGCCCTGGCGATGCGGTTCCGAATTGCCCCGGGGGCGGAGATCAGCCTGGAGCTCGATCCCGCCAGCTTCGACCAGGGCCGGCTGGCGGGCTACCTGGCGGCGGGCATCAACCGGGTGAGCCTGGGGGGCCAGAGCTTCGATGACGCCGTGCTGGCGCGCCTGGGGCGGCGCCACCGGCGACAGGATTTGCTCGAGGCCGCCGGCTGGCTGCGCCAGGCCCAGGCGATGGGGGAGCTGGGCAGCTGGAGCCTGGATCTGATCCAGGGGCTGCCGGAGCAGGGCCTGGAGCACTGGCGCGCGCAGCTGGAGCAAGCCCTGGCTGAAGCGCCCCCTCACCTCTCGATCTATGACCTGATCGTTGAGCCCGGCACCGTGTTCGAGCGCCTGCAGGCCCGGGGCCAGTTGCCCCTGCCGGATCCAGACCAGAGCGCTGATCTGATGGAGTTGAGCGCCGAGCGGCTGCGGGCGGCCGGCTATGGCCACTACGAAATCTCCAACTACGCCCTTCCTGGCCATGCCTCCCGCCACAACCGTGTCTATTGGAGTGGGGCCGGCTGGTGGGGGTTTGGCCTCGGGGCCACCTCCGCCCCCTACGGCCGGCGCCTGGCCAGGCCCCGCACCCGGGCGGCCTACGCCGCCTGGTTGGGGGAGCTCCAGGCGACGGCGGAGCCCCCGATCGAGCTGAACCATGCGGCGGCGGTGCCCCTGCCCTTCGATGAGCGTCTGTTGGTGGGCCTGCGCCGCCGGGAAGGGGTCGACATGGCCGAGCTGGCGGTTGAGTCGGGCTTGGGGGCCGGTGAGCTCGATCAGTTGCGGGAGCTCTGCGCGCCGTTCAGGGAGCGGGGGCTGCTGCGGATCGAGGGACCCCGCTGGCGGCTGAGCGACCCGGAGGGTCTGGCCCTCAGCAATGCGGTGTTGCGGGAGCTGCTGGCGTGGTGGGAGCAGCGCTCTGCCGCTGCCGTTCCAGCCAGCCCCTGA
- the panB gene encoding 3-methyl-2-oxobutanoate hydroxymethyltransferase: MRPGDLIKRKQAGQRFAVLTAWDALSAALVLEAGADVVLVGDSLAMTVLGHATTLPVTLEEMIHHTRAVARGLGAAPASQPLLVCDLPFLSYQCGLDQAVAAAGRVLKETAAAAVKLEGGESETVAVVDRLVRSGIPVMGHLGLTPQSVHRLGYRRQANDPISQERLRRAALDLEAAGCFALVLEHVPAALAGALRRELSIPVIGIGAGDDCDGQVRVTADLLGLTPSPPPFCPPLLPGRELAVEALRGWLERQRQSAAPTTPAAPATPHC; the protein is encoded by the coding sequence CTGCGTCCCGGTGATCTGATCAAGCGGAAGCAGGCCGGCCAGCGCTTCGCGGTGCTGACCGCCTGGGACGCCCTCTCGGCCGCCCTGGTGCTGGAGGCCGGCGCCGATGTGGTGCTGGTGGGCGACTCCCTGGCGATGACGGTGCTGGGGCACGCCACCACCCTGCCTGTGACCCTCGAGGAGATGATCCACCACACCCGCGCGGTGGCCCGGGGCCTGGGCGCCGCGCCAGCCAGCCAACCCTTGCTGGTCTGTGATCTGCCCTTTCTGAGCTACCAGTGCGGCTTGGATCAGGCCGTGGCGGCGGCCGGGCGGGTGCTCAAGGAGACCGCCGCCGCCGCCGTGAAGCTGGAGGGGGGGGAGAGCGAAACCGTGGCCGTGGTGGACCGGCTGGTGCGCAGCGGCATTCCGGTGATGGGTCACCTGGGGCTCACCCCCCAGTCGGTGCACCGCCTGGGCTACCGCCGCCAGGCCAACGACCCGATCAGCCAGGAGCGCCTGCGCCGGGCGGCCCTCGACCTCGAGGCCGCCGGCTGCTTCGCCCTGGTGCTGGAGCACGTGCCGGCCGCCCTGGCGGGCGCCCTGCGGCGGGAGCTCTCCATCCCGGTGATCGGCATCGGCGCCGGCGACGACTGCGACGGCCAGGTGCGCGTCACCGCCGACCTGCTCGGCCTCACCCCCAGCCCGCCCCCCTTCTGCCCGCCGCTGCTGCCGGGCCGGGAGCTGGCGGTGGAGGCGCTCAGGGGCTGGCTGGAACGGCAGCGGCAGAGCGCTGCTCCCACCACGCCAGCAGCTCCCGCAACACCGCATTGCTGA
- a CDS encoding cell division protein FtsQ/DivIB → MSSKPESPPAGPRQVLPAGAERRRQLRQQRRTQLLRHSWQVVVLSAAAAGLGWVLLRQGWTLQSPAQVEVSGSQQVSREQVIQAAQLRFPLPLLELRPQAITAALAAALPVENVQVSRLMLPPRLRIQLVDRQAVARAERRTPRGLELGYVDRFGSWMSRRQQQGAGGAGPASRTTVVGWQERYRPALGQVLARRDDLGSPLLEVRFEPSGSLWLRTASLGLIRLGPPDAQLERQLEVLSHLSEELPAKVRNLKLQSIDLSNPDQPELGLPAPFNGSGGKGATPAGVD, encoded by the coding sequence GTGAGTTCCAAGCCGGAGTCCCCGCCCGCAGGACCCCGCCAGGTGCTCCCCGCCGGCGCCGAGCGGCGGCGCCAGCTGCGCCAGCAACGACGCACTCAGCTGCTGCGCCACAGCTGGCAGGTGGTGGTGCTCAGCGCCGCCGCGGCCGGCCTGGGCTGGGTGCTGTTGCGCCAGGGCTGGACCCTGCAGAGCCCTGCGCAGGTGGAGGTTTCCGGAAGCCAGCAGGTGAGCCGCGAGCAGGTGATCCAGGCCGCCCAGCTGCGGTTCCCCTTGCCGCTGCTGGAACTGCGTCCCCAGGCGATCACGGCGGCACTGGCGGCGGCCCTGCCGGTGGAAAACGTCCAGGTGAGCCGGCTGATGCTGCCGCCCCGGCTGCGCATCCAGCTGGTGGACCGCCAGGCGGTGGCCCGGGCCGAACGGCGCACCCCCCGGGGGCTTGAGCTGGGCTATGTGGATCGTTTCGGCAGCTGGATGAGCCGGCGCCAGCAGCAGGGGGCCGGTGGCGCCGGCCCAGCCTCCAGGACCACCGTGGTCGGCTGGCAGGAGCGCTATCGCCCCGCCCTCGGACAGGTGCTGGCCCGCCGCGATGACCTCGGTAGCCCCCTGCTGGAGGTGCGCTTCGAGCCCAGTGGCTCCCTGTGGCTGCGCACCGCCTCCCTGGGGTTGATCCGCCTGGGTCCCCCCGACGCCCAGCTGGAGCGCCAGTTGGAGGTGCTCAGCCACCTGTCCGAGGAACTGCCCGCCAAGGTGCGCAACCTCAAATTGCAGTCCATCGACCTGAGCAACCCCGACCAACCGGAGCTGGGACTGCCAGCCCCCTTCAACGGCAGCGGCGGCAAGGGAGCCACTCCGGCCGGGGTGGACTGA
- the ilvC gene encoding ketol-acid reductoisomerase, whose translation MAQLFYDSDADLSLLNGRTVAIIGYGSQGHAHALNLKDSGVAVVVGLYEGSRSAEKARADGLEVLSVADACAKADWIMVLLPDEFQKKVYDAEIAPHLSAGKVLSFAHGFNIRFGLIKPPADVDVVMIAPKGPGHTVRWEYQNGQGVPALFAIEQDASGHARALAMAYAKAIGGTRAGILETNFKEETETDLFGEQAVLCGGLSELVKAGFETLVEAGYQPELAYFECLHEVKLIVDLMVKGGLTAMRDSISNTAEYGDYVSGPRLITADTKAEMKRILTDIQDGTFARNFVAECDAGKPEMTRIRERDSQHPIEKVGTGLRAMFSWLKAA comes from the coding sequence ATGGCCCAGCTCTTCTACGACTCCGACGCCGACCTCAGCCTGCTGAACGGCAGGACGGTGGCGATCATCGGCTACGGCTCCCAGGGCCATGCCCACGCCCTCAACCTCAAGGACAGCGGCGTGGCCGTGGTGGTGGGCCTCTATGAAGGCAGCCGGTCGGCCGAGAAGGCCAGGGCCGATGGCCTTGAAGTGTTGAGCGTGGCCGATGCCTGCGCCAAGGCCGACTGGATCATGGTGCTGCTGCCCGATGAATTCCAGAAGAAGGTCTACGACGCTGAGATCGCGCCCCACCTGAGCGCCGGCAAGGTGCTGAGCTTCGCCCATGGCTTCAACATCCGCTTCGGACTGATCAAGCCCCCTGCTGATGTCGACGTGGTGATGATCGCCCCCAAGGGCCCGGGCCACACCGTGCGCTGGGAGTACCAGAACGGCCAGGGCGTGCCGGCCCTGTTTGCGATCGAGCAGGACGCCTCCGGCCACGCCCGCGCCCTGGCGATGGCCTACGCCAAGGCGATCGGTGGCACCCGCGCCGGGATTCTGGAAACCAACTTCAAGGAAGAGACCGAAACCGACCTTTTCGGGGAGCAGGCGGTGCTCTGCGGCGGGCTGAGCGAGCTGGTCAAGGCCGGCTTTGAAACCCTGGTGGAGGCTGGCTACCAGCCCGAGCTGGCCTACTTCGAGTGCCTGCACGAGGTGAAACTGATTGTTGATCTGATGGTCAAGGGCGGCCTGACCGCCATGCGCGATTCGATCTCCAACACCGCCGAATACGGCGATTATGTGAGCGGCCCGCGCCTGATCACCGCCGACACCAAGGCGGAGATGAAGCGCATCCTCACCGACATCCAGGACGGCACCTTCGCCCGCAATTTCGTGGCCGAATGCGACGCCGGCAAACCCGAGATGACCCGCATCCGTGAGCGGGACAGCCAGCACCCGATCGAGAAGGTGGGCACAGGCCTGCGGGCGATGTTCAGCTGGCTCAAAGCCGCCTGA
- a CDS encoding ATP-dependent Clp protease proteolytic subunit, with product MSVSAPYYGDSAVMRTPPPDLPSLLLKERIVYLGLPLFSDDDAKRQMGVDVTELIIAQLLFLEFDNPDKPIFFYINSTGTSWYSGDAIGFETEAFAICDTIRYVKPPVHTICIGQAMGTAAMILSAGAKGHRAALPHASIVLHQPRSGARGQATDIQIRATEVLHNKRTMLEMLSENTGRSPEQLSKDSDRMTYLTAAEAVEYGLIDRVLTSLKDLPAPLPGL from the coding sequence ATGTCGGTGTCGGCCCCCTACTACGGCGATTCAGCCGTCATGCGCACACCGCCGCCTGATCTGCCCTCGCTGCTGCTCAAGGAACGGATCGTCTACCTCGGGTTGCCGCTCTTCTCCGACGACGATGCCAAGCGGCAGATGGGCGTCGACGTGACCGAGCTGATCATCGCCCAGCTGCTTTTTCTGGAGTTCGACAACCCGGACAAGCCGATTTTCTTCTACATCAACTCCACCGGCACCAGCTGGTATTCGGGCGATGCGATCGGCTTCGAGACCGAGGCCTTCGCCATCTGCGACACGATCCGCTATGTCAAGCCGCCGGTGCACACCATCTGCATCGGCCAGGCCATGGGCACCGCCGCGATGATCCTCTCGGCCGGCGCCAAGGGCCACCGGGCGGCCCTGCCCCATGCCTCGATCGTGCTGCACCAGCCCCGCTCCGGCGCCCGCGGTCAGGCCACCGACATCCAGATCCGGGCCACCGAGGTGCTGCACAACAAGCGCACGATGCTCGAGATGCTCTCTGAGAACACCGGTCGCAGCCCCGAGCAACTCTCCAAGGATTCCGATCGCATGACCTACCTCACCGCCGCCGAAGCGGTGGAGTACGGCCTGATCGACCGCGTGCTCACCAGCCTCAAGGACCTGCCGGCACCGCTTCCTGGGCTCTGA
- a CDS encoding PIN/TRAM domain-containing protein — protein sequence MVDTLILVLFLISGAATGWLGVDLLPEDLLIKVSDLAKLRWELAGFGTFVALLAGLFFQQLRRRLMAQVRSMPTDLLVSRAVGLILGLLVANLLLAPILLLPLPWEVVFVKPLAAVLSNVFFGVLGYNLAEVHGRTLLRLFNPSSTEALLVAEGVLQPASAKILDTSVIIDGRIRGLLESGLLEGQVIVAQAVIDELQALADSSNNEKRGKGRRGLILLAELRKLYGRRLVVNTTRYEGIGADEKLLKLTADTGGTLLTADYGLTKVAQVQELKVMNLSELVIALRPEVRPGDALQLKIVREGKEAEQGVGYLDDGTMVVVEAARGRIGERLPVTVTGALQTPSGRMVFARWDQEPAPPR from the coding sequence ATGGTGGACACCCTGATCCTGGTGCTGTTCCTGATCTCCGGTGCGGCCACGGGGTGGCTGGGGGTCGATCTGCTTCCCGAAGACCTTCTGATCAAGGTCAGCGATCTCGCCAAGCTGCGCTGGGAACTGGCGGGCTTCGGGACCTTCGTCGCCCTGCTGGCGGGCCTGTTCTTCCAGCAGCTGCGCCGGCGGCTGATGGCCCAGGTGCGCAGCATGCCCACCGACCTGCTGGTTAGCCGGGCGGTGGGGCTGATCCTGGGGCTGCTGGTGGCCAACCTGCTGCTGGCGCCGATCCTGCTGCTGCCGCTCCCCTGGGAGGTGGTGTTCGTCAAACCGCTGGCGGCGGTGCTCAGCAACGTCTTCTTCGGGGTGCTGGGCTACAACCTGGCGGAGGTGCACGGCCGCACGCTGCTGCGCCTGTTCAACCCCTCCAGCACCGAGGCCCTGCTCGTCGCCGAGGGGGTGCTCCAGCCCGCCAGCGCCAAGATCCTCGACACCAGCGTGATCATCGACGGCCGCATCCGCGGCCTGCTGGAGTCGGGGCTGCTCGAAGGCCAGGTGATCGTGGCCCAGGCGGTGATCGATGAGCTGCAGGCCCTGGCCGATTCGAGCAACAACGAGAAGCGGGGCAAGGGGCGTCGGGGTCTGATCCTGCTGGCGGAGCTGCGCAAGCTCTACGGCCGCCGGCTGGTGGTCAACACCACCCGCTACGAGGGCATTGGCGCCGACGAGAAGCTGCTCAAGCTCACCGCCGACACCGGCGGCACCCTGCTCACCGCCGACTACGGATTGACCAAGGTGGCCCAGGTGCAGGAGCTCAAGGTGATGAACCTGAGCGAGCTGGTGATCGCCCTGCGGCCCGAGGTGCGGCCGGGGGATGCCCTGCAGCTCAAGATTGTGCGCGAGGGCAAGGAGGCCGAGCAAGGGGTGGGCTACCTGGACGACGGCACGATGGTGGTGGTGGAAGCGGCCAGGGGGCGGATCGGCGAGCGCCTGCCGGTGACCGTCACCGGTGCCCTGCAGACCCCATCGGGCCGCATGGTCTTCGCCCGCTGGGATCAGGAGCCCGCGCCCCCCCGCTAG
- the miaB gene encoding tRNA (N6-isopentenyl adenosine(37)-C2)-methylthiotransferase MiaB, producing the protein MGAQPAVRGSYWITTFGCQMNKADSERMAGILETMGYAPGSDEHSADLVLYNTCTIRDNAEQKVYSYLGRQAQRKRLNPHLTLVVAGCVAQQEGEALLRRVPELDLVMGPQHANRLGTLLEQVELGQQVVATGEHHILEDLTTPRRDSGSCAWVNVIYGCNERCTYCVVPAVRGKEQSRLPEAIRLEIEGLAAQGFKEITLLGQNIDAYGRDLPGITPEGRRQHTLTDLLHHIHGVEGIERIRFATSHPRYFTERLIDACADLSKVCEHFHIPFQSGDNDVLKAMARGYTVERYRRIIERIRVRMPEASISADVIVGFPGETDAQFRHTLDLIEEIGFDLVNTAAYSPRPGTPAADWPGQLSETVKVERLQELNALVERTARARSARYLGRVEEVLVEGANPKNPGQLMGRTRTNRLTFFPDEGQGLGALVPVRIEETRSFSLSGRSLAPALRH; encoded by the coding sequence ATGGGCGCGCAACCAGCCGTGAGGGGCAGCTACTGGATCACCACCTTCGGGTGCCAGATGAACAAGGCGGATTCCGAGCGCATGGCCGGGATCCTGGAAACCATGGGCTATGCCCCCGGCAGCGACGAGCACAGCGCCGATCTGGTGCTCTACAACACCTGCACGATCCGCGACAACGCCGAGCAGAAGGTCTACAGCTACCTGGGCCGCCAGGCCCAGCGCAAACGCCTCAATCCCCACCTCACCCTGGTGGTGGCGGGCTGCGTGGCCCAGCAGGAAGGCGAAGCGCTGCTGCGGAGGGTGCCCGAACTGGACCTGGTGATGGGACCCCAGCACGCCAACCGCCTGGGCACGCTGCTGGAGCAGGTGGAGCTCGGCCAGCAGGTGGTGGCCACCGGCGAGCACCACATCCTCGAAGACCTCACCACCCCCCGGCGTGACAGCGGCAGCTGCGCCTGGGTGAACGTGATCTACGGCTGCAATGAGCGCTGCACCTACTGCGTGGTGCCGGCCGTGCGGGGGAAGGAGCAGTCGCGGCTGCCGGAAGCGATCCGGCTGGAGATCGAGGGGCTCGCGGCCCAAGGTTTCAAGGAAATCACCCTGCTGGGGCAGAACATCGATGCCTATGGCCGCGATCTGCCCGGCATCACCCCCGAGGGTCGCCGCCAGCACACCCTCACCGACCTGTTGCATCACATCCATGGCGTCGAAGGGATCGAGCGGATCCGTTTCGCCACCAGCCATCCGCGCTACTTCACCGAGCGCCTGATCGACGCCTGCGCGGATCTGAGCAAGGTCTGCGAACACTTCCACATCCCGTTCCAGAGCGGCGACAACGACGTGCTCAAGGCCATGGCCCGCGGCTACACGGTGGAGCGCTACCGGCGGATCATCGAGCGCATCCGCGTGCGTATGCCGGAGGCCTCGATCAGCGCGGATGTGATCGTCGGCTTCCCGGGCGAAACCGATGCCCAGTTCCGCCACACCCTCGATCTGATCGAGGAGATCGGCTTCGATCTGGTCAACACCGCCGCCTACTCCCCCCGCCCGGGCACCCCGGCCGCTGACTGGCCCGGCCAGCTCAGCGAGACGGTCAAGGTGGAGCGGCTGCAGGAGCTCAACGCCCTGGTGGAGCGCACCGCCCGCGCCCGCAGCGCCCGCTACCTGGGGCGCGTCGAGGAAGTGCTGGTGGAGGGCGCCAACCCCAAGAATCCCGGCCAGCTGATGGGCCGCACACGGACCAATCGGCTCACCTTCTTCCCGGACGAAGGGCAGGGCCTCGGCGCGCTGGTGCCCGTGCGCATCGAGGAAACCCGCTCCTTTTCGCTCAGCGGTCGCTCCCTCGCCCCCGCCCTGCGGCACTGA
- a CDS encoding ATP-dependent Clp protease proteolytic subunit: MPIGTPSVPYRLPGSQYERWVDIYTRLGVERILFLGSEVNDSIANSLVAQMLYLDSDDNSKPIYLYINSPGGSVTAGLAIFDTIQYVKSDVVTICVGLAASMGAFLLAAGTKGKRLALPHSRIMIHQPLGGTSQRQASDIEIEAREILRMKDMLNQSLADMCGQSLEKVTKDTDRDYFLSAAEAKEYGLIDRVIAHPTDA, translated from the coding sequence ATGCCCATCGGCACCCCCAGCGTTCCCTACCGCCTCCCCGGCAGCCAATACGAGCGCTGGGTCGACATCTACACCCGCCTCGGGGTGGAGCGGATCCTGTTTCTGGGCTCTGAGGTGAATGACTCGATCGCCAACAGCCTGGTCGCCCAGATGCTCTATCTGGATTCCGACGACAATAGCAAACCCATCTACCTCTACATCAATTCACCGGGGGGGTCGGTGACCGCCGGCCTGGCGATCTTCGACACCATCCAGTACGTGAAATCCGATGTGGTGACGATCTGCGTGGGCCTGGCGGCCTCGATGGGGGCGTTCCTGCTGGCGGCGGGCACCAAGGGCAAACGCCTGGCCCTGCCCCACAGCCGGATCATGATCCACCAGCCCCTGGGAGGCACCAGCCAGCGGCAGGCCAGCGACATCGAGATCGAGGCGCGCGAGATCCTGCGCATGAAGGACATGCTCAACCAGTCGCTCGCCGACATGTGCGGCCAGAGCCTCGAGAAAGTCACCAAGGACACCGACCGCGACTACTTCCTCAGCGCCGCCGAGGCCAAGGAGTACGGCCTGATCGACCGGGTGATCGCCCACCCCACTGACGCCTGA